The Apium graveolens cultivar Ventura chromosome 6, ASM990537v1, whole genome shotgun sequence genome contains a region encoding:
- the LOC141666374 gene encoding two-component response regulator ARR10-like, whose amino-acid sequence MSGDREASYLYEGSQSGASHFVVKPITTEDLKSIWDFVNQWKKNLAKGKNLISDHSSAKDNEDDTGNKLYEKKSKRKLQITNNEDHNHGKNRVLKDKALLTKKNKLNWTPFLHDKFVRAVQHLGPEGSIPRNIVTVMNVPGLRREQVASHLQKYRIDQEKQSEAEQNPDLFKTLQNGKRWSSSFLSHKALPGYGQTKLPTNPGFRPSGLTNGTYPSLMGQEVCNTFISQRNLTSSTFDNVLPEQQYEPADQSNLFLDGSTCQSPGKV is encoded by the exons ATGTCAGGTGACAGAGAAGCTAGTTATCTATACGAGGGAAGTCAGAGTGGAGCTTCCCATTTCGTAGTTAAGCCCATTACTACAGAAGACTTGAAATCAATATGGGATTTTGTGAACCAATGGAAAAAGAATCTAGCTAAAGGGAAAAACTTAATATCTGATCATAGTTCTGCTAAGGACAATGAAGATGACACTGGTAATAAGttatatgaaaagaaatcgaagcGAAAGCTTCAGATAACTAATAATGAAGATCATAATCATGGAAAAAACAGAGTTCTGAAAGACAAAGCTCTTCTAACAAAAAAGAACAAGCTTAATTGGACACCTTTTCTCCATGACAAGTTTGTAAGAGCTGTGCAGCATCTAGGGCCTGAAG GATCTATTCCGAGGAACATTGTTACCGTAATGAATGTGCCTGGACTGAGGAGGGAACAAGTAGCCAGTCACTTGCAA AAGTACCGAATCGACCAAGAGAAACAGTCTGAAGCAGAACAAAATCCAGACTTGTTTAAAACACTCCAAAATGGGAAAAGGTGGTCCTCATCGTTTCTCAGCCATAAGGCACTACCTGGTTACGGACAAACTAAGCTACCAACCAATCCAG GTTTTCGCCCAAGTGGCCTAACAAATGGTACATATCCAAGTCTGAT GGGACAAGAAGTTTGCAATACATTTATTTCACAGAGAAATTTGACATCTTCTACATTCGATAATGTTCTCCCTGAGCAGCAATATGAACCTGCTGATCAAAGTAACCTTTTCCTTGATGGAAGTACCTGCCAATCACCTGGTAAGGTTTAG